A region from the Mucilaginibacter sp. CSA2-8R genome encodes:
- a CDS encoding acyltransferase: MHHHTAKTKGIEFNLEALRGACAFFVVIFHVVLYQKYIDPHYFPRWMNAFNIPGHFCVLIFFVLSGYVIGISNSGRLSADKIIPYLKKRFIRIYPVYFVCLTAALLIAVPYTIKTIVANYTMMQGLLGAVVWENNPLWSLNYEIIYYLLFIPLSFFEIKPWVALVGAIAIGLINFLLFPTISLPIISAYSYGFAFWATGWCLAVYFKNKEVAVSPQKLLSGIFLLASAPVNIVLAYPYRLVTQVFDNELLYPNTVYWAKNMVKFDDFTLMPYCFLLVVLFSGTRFRFKKQLFSFLFILPAISIALLIKGSSSIASLNDQRIPMLCYLISLVLYFIPNTLFNNLSRKIINLCFWLGSVSYGLYVIHFPVMIVFGKVTAFSGSTVTFITRFLLLFLPACLAAAYVLEKKMQPLVGRKLRNVLLPSVAKR, from the coding sequence ATGCATCATCACACAGCCAAGACCAAGGGCATTGAATTTAATTTAGAAGCACTACGCGGGGCCTGTGCGTTTTTTGTAGTAATCTTCCATGTGGTTTTGTACCAAAAATATATTGATCCACATTATTTTCCGCGATGGATGAACGCTTTCAACATTCCTGGGCATTTTTGTGTGCTTATATTTTTTGTATTGTCGGGTTATGTTATCGGTATCAGCAACTCCGGACGGCTAAGCGCCGATAAAATAATACCGTACTTAAAAAAGAGGTTTATCCGAATTTATCCGGTTTACTTTGTTTGCCTTACGGCGGCGTTGCTTATAGCGGTACCTTATACCATTAAAACTATTGTGGCAAATTACACAATGATGCAAGGGCTTTTAGGAGCGGTAGTATGGGAAAACAATCCGCTATGGTCGCTCAATTATGAGATAATCTACTACTTGCTATTTATTCCGCTATCGTTTTTTGAAATTAAACCTTGGGTTGCACTAGTTGGAGCAATTGCAATTGGCTTGATTAACTTCTTGCTGTTTCCAACTATTAGTTTACCTATTATATCCGCTTATAGCTATGGTTTTGCTTTTTGGGCTACCGGATGGTGCTTAGCTGTTTATTTTAAAAACAAAGAGGTTGCGGTAAGCCCTCAAAAATTACTAAGTGGAATATTTTTGTTAGCCAGCGCGCCGGTTAATATTGTTTTAGCATACCCTTACCGTTTGGTTACTCAAGTATTTGATAATGAATTGCTTTACCCTAACACGGTATACTGGGCTAAAAACATGGTAAAGTTTGATGATTTTACTTTGATGCCCTATTGTTTTTTGCTGGTTGTGCTATTTTCGGGAACGCGGTTTCGTTTTAAAAAGCAGCTTTTTTCTTTCCTCTTTATTTTACCCGCAATTTCGATAGCATTACTTATTAAAGGCTCCAGCTCAATAGCAAGCCTTAACGACCAAAGGATACCTATGCTTTGCTACCTTATTAGCCTGGTGTTGTATTTTATACCTAATACACTGTTCAATAACCTTAGCCGTAAAATAATAAATCTTTGTTTTTGGCTTGGGTCTGTCTCCTATGGGCTTTATGTAATTCACTTTCCGGTCATGATTGTTTTTGGAAAAGTAACAGCTTTTAGCGGCTCAACCGTTACGTTTATCACCAGGTTTCTGTTGCTCTTTTTACCGGCTTGCCTGGCGGCGGCTTACGTCCTTGAGAAAAAAATGCAGCCCTTGGTTGGGCGCAAACTTCGCAATGTGCTTTTACCAAGCGTGGCAAAGCGGTAA